A single genomic interval of Methanomassiliicoccus sp. harbors:
- a CDS encoding 50S ribosomal protein L21e, with protein sequence MVQASRGLKRKTRNILSKTPRTKGMTPITHEFREFAVGEKVSVVIDPGVHYGMPHMRFQGKTGVVTGKQGRAFVVDVYDGDKLKTVVSRPEHLRKSN encoded by the coding sequence ATGGTACAAGCTTCCAGAGGCCTCAAGCGCAAGACGCGCAACATACTTAGCAAGACCCCCCGCACCAAGGGGATGACCCCCATCACCCACGAGTTCCGCGAGTTCGCGGTCGGTGAGAAGGTCTCCGTGGTCATTGACCCCGGCGTTCACTATGGAATGCCTCATATGCGCTTCCAGGGGAAGACCGGAGTCGTTACTGGAAAGCAGGGTCGCGCTTTTGTCGTCGATGTATACGATGGTGACAAGCTGAAGACCGTGGTCTCCAGGCCTGAGCACCTGAGGAAGAGCAACTGA
- a CDS encoding serine protein kinase RIO: MVQKDAYEALEHKIMALRENSRTGDERKTLDEVFDRDTILGIYKLMTDGYIDTIQYPVSTGKEGNVFAAADADGKLFALKVYRTSNATFNRIAKYIEGDKRFKGLSGSRRKIVYAWASKEFRNLQRLKDAGVKVPTPIRYYRNMLVMQYIGNKAGPAPLLRQVTLDDPEEVYSTLIEYMRLAYQEAKLVHADLSEYNILYYRKKPVIIDVGQAVLTEHVNAKDFLLRDIENVNRYFRGLEVNILSRDEALRTITEVSK; this comes from the coding sequence ATGGTCCAGAAGGATGCCTATGAGGCGCTCGAGCACAAGATCATGGCCCTGCGGGAGAACAGCCGCACCGGTGATGAGCGTAAGACCCTGGACGAGGTGTTCGACCGCGACACCATCTTGGGGATCTATAAGCTGATGACCGATGGTTACATCGATACCATCCAGTACCCCGTGTCCACCGGAAAGGAGGGCAATGTCTTCGCGGCCGCGGACGCCGATGGCAAGCTCTTCGCCCTCAAGGTCTACCGAACGTCCAATGCCACCTTCAACCGAATCGCCAAGTACATTGAGGGAGACAAGCGGTTCAAGGGCCTCAGCGGTTCACGGCGGAAGATCGTCTACGCATGGGCGAGCAAGGAGTTTCGGAACCTCCAGCGGCTGAAGGACGCCGGGGTCAAGGTCCCAACGCCCATCCGATACTACCGCAACATGCTGGTGATGCAATACATCGGCAACAAGGCAGGTCCGGCACCCCTGCTCAGGCAGGTCACGCTGGACGATCCCGAGGAGGTTTATTCCACGCTCATCGAGTACATGCGCCTCGCCTACCAGGAGGCGAAGCTGGTGCATGCCGATCTGAGCGAGTACAACATCCTCTATTACAGGAAGAAACCAGTGATAATAGACGTGGGGCAGGCTGTGCTCACCGAACACGTGAACGCCAAAGATTTCCTCCTCCGGGACATCGAGAACGTGAACAGGTATTTTAGGGGGCTTGAGGTCAATATATTGAGCAGGGACGAGGCCCTCCGGACCATTACAGAGGTATCCAAATGA
- a CDS encoding PAS domain S-box protein — MARSEDEIRAEALRQKIIGLGETSHRKSYYPQLQEQIDELHATLKALQDSENKYRTLIENVNVGIFRSDIKNMGRVIQANPALCRILGYESEETILEADPDGFYQDPHDRDVILAELKRGGRVKDRKVRMKIRSGGIILGSMTLTALFDHEGDISLIDGVIEDITEKEMKEEALRQANRKWNLLSSITRHDINNQAMVLDGYLTLAIERTTDAEVRKLLSKARGSVQSIERHVAFAKDYQDIGINAPRWFDLRESLINSLIPLDKASLSVKVEVDDYMIFADSMIGKVFYNLAQNVVRHSKGSVLVVSTKEENGHLVLSFQDNGVGIRDKSRLFLRRNSTSGFGLFLSKEILSITGVDIRETGVSGQGARFEIIFAEGQHRLLAASQDPPKQ, encoded by the coding sequence ATGGCGCGCTCTGAGGATGAGATCCGGGCGGAAGCGCTCCGCCAGAAGATCATAGGCCTGGGTGAGACCTCTCACCGCAAGAGCTACTATCCCCAACTGCAGGAGCAGATCGACGAGCTGCACGCTACCCTCAAAGCCCTTCAGGACAGCGAGAACAAGTACCGCACCTTGATCGAGAACGTCAACGTGGGGATCTTTCGGAGCGACATTAAGAACATGGGACGGGTGATCCAGGCCAATCCTGCCTTGTGCAGGATACTTGGTTACGAGAGCGAGGAGACGATACTGGAGGCCGATCCGGACGGGTTCTATCAAGATCCACATGACCGTGATGTCATATTGGCAGAGCTTAAAAGGGGGGGAAGGGTCAAGGACAGGAAGGTCCGCATGAAGATCAGGTCGGGAGGCATTATCCTCGGTTCCATGACCCTGACGGCCCTCTTTGATCACGAGGGCGATATCTCCCTTATAGATGGTGTCATCGAGGACATAACCGAGAAGGAGATGAAGGAGGAAGCGTTGAGGCAGGCCAATAGGAAATGGAACCTCCTCAGCTCCATCACCCGGCACGACATCAATAACCAGGCCATGGTCCTAGATGGATATCTAACCCTGGCCATAGAAAGGACGACCGATGCTGAGGTCCGCAAGCTTCTATCCAAGGCGCGGGGCAGCGTGCAATCCATCGAGAGGCACGTAGCCTTCGCCAAGGACTATCAGGATATTGGCATCAATGCACCGAGGTGGTTCGACCTCCGGGAATCCCTCATTAACTCGCTTATCCCCCTGGATAAGGCATCTCTGAGCGTGAAGGTGGAGGTGGATGACTACATGATCTTCGCTGATTCCATGATCGGGAAGGTCTTCTACAATCTAGCTCAGAACGTGGTCCGCCATAGCAAAGGCTCGGTCCTGGTGGTTAGCACCAAAGAGGAGAACGGCCACTTGGTCCTCTCCTTCCAGGATAACGGGGTCGGCATCAGGGACAAGTCCCGCCTCTTCCTGAGGAGAAACTCCACATCGGGGTTCGGCCTCTTCCTGTCCAAAGAGATATTGTCGATAACTGGTGTGGATATCAGGGAGACGGGGGTATCGGGACAGGGAGCACGGTTCGAGATAATATTCGCAGAGGGTCAGCACAGGTTGCTGGCCGCATCTCAGGATCCCCCCAAACAATGA
- the acsA gene encoding acetate--CoA ligase, with amino-acid sequence MELTISPGDHGNLEDYDRTYSEFNWSSVEREFDWSNGGAYNVAAEAIDRHARNWRRNKIALYAMQARGEVRKFTFGDIAEMSSRFASGLERLGAVKGDRIFVFLDRTAELYISVLGITKMGGIAGPLFSALGPDAVKDRALDCGARFIVTSPYLYKRLEPIMDDLVDVEMFIIVGGSDGLGENTISIEDLMESGSPSYRAVNMEPTDPYIIHYTSGSTGKPKGVLLGHKAMIQQLMTCRYVVDLKEEDTYWCTADPGWVTGTSVGIFGPWFLGTTIVSYEGRFDARAWYSLIERFKVSVWFTAPTALRMLMRAGNEVVKGYDLSALRHICSAGEPLNPEVIRWGLEVLGRRIHDNWWQTETGAPCISNYRSMTIKPGSMGKPIPGMVAAVVDENGMELPPRQEGFLALRPGWPAMMVGIWRNTPKFKEYFEIPGWYISGDQAYRDEDGYIWFLGRVDDVIKTSGERLGPFEVESALIEHPAVAESGVIGKPDELRGEIVKAFIILRPGFTPSEKLKEEITVFVKTRLAYYAYPRELEFVDSLPKTRSGKIMRRVLKARELGQSPGDITMLDE; translated from the coding sequence ATGGAGCTTACTATATCCCCGGGGGACCACGGGAATCTGGAGGATTACGACCGAACGTACAGTGAGTTCAACTGGTCGTCCGTGGAAAGGGAGTTCGACTGGTCCAATGGCGGAGCGTACAATGTGGCCGCTGAGGCCATCGACCGCCATGCCCGCAACTGGAGGCGCAACAAGATCGCGCTGTACGCTATGCAGGCCCGGGGAGAGGTACGTAAGTTCACGTTCGGGGACATCGCCGAGATGTCGAGCCGTTTCGCCTCAGGGCTGGAGAGACTTGGTGCAGTCAAGGGCGACCGCATCTTCGTTTTCCTGGACCGTACTGCGGAACTTTACATCTCAGTACTGGGGATAACCAAGATGGGGGGCATAGCGGGACCTCTGTTCTCAGCGCTGGGTCCGGACGCCGTTAAGGACAGGGCCCTCGACTGTGGTGCTCGCTTCATCGTTACCTCCCCCTACTTGTACAAGCGTCTGGAGCCCATAATGGACGACCTCGTGGATGTTGAGATGTTCATCATCGTGGGGGGCAGCGATGGTCTGGGGGAGAACACCATCAGCATCGAGGATCTCATGGAGTCGGGGAGCCCCAGCTACCGGGCGGTCAACATGGAGCCTACCGATCCCTACATCATCCACTACACCTCCGGCTCCACCGGAAAGCCTAAAGGGGTCCTTCTAGGGCACAAGGCCATGATCCAGCAGCTCATGACCTGCCGCTATGTGGTCGATCTCAAGGAGGAGGATACATACTGGTGCACCGCCGATCCTGGCTGGGTCACAGGTACTTCGGTAGGCATATTCGGACCATGGTTCCTGGGAACGACGATCGTCTCTTACGAGGGTCGTTTCGATGCCCGGGCATGGTACTCTCTTATAGAACGGTTCAAGGTCAGCGTGTGGTTCACCGCTCCCACCGCCCTGAGGATGCTCATGAGGGCGGGCAATGAGGTGGTCAAGGGCTATGACCTCTCCGCGCTCCGCCATATATGTTCAGCAGGGGAGCCCCTTAACCCTGAGGTGATCCGCTGGGGCCTGGAGGTTCTGGGAAGGCGGATACATGACAACTGGTGGCAGACGGAGACCGGGGCGCCATGCATATCCAACTACCGATCCATGACCATAAAACCTGGCTCCATGGGGAAGCCTATCCCGGGGATGGTCGCCGCGGTGGTGGACGAGAACGGAATGGAGCTCCCTCCCCGGCAGGAGGGGTTCCTGGCGCTGCGCCCGGGGTGGCCGGCGATGATGGTGGGCATATGGAGGAACACTCCCAAGTTCAAGGAGTACTTTGAGATCCCTGGCTGGTACATCTCCGGTGACCAGGCCTACAGGGACGAGGACGGGTACATCTGGTTCCTGGGCCGCGTGGACGATGTCATCAAGACCTCCGGCGAGAGGCTGGGACCGTTCGAGGTGGAGTCGGCCCTGATAGAACATCCGGCCGTGGCGGAGTCGGGGGTCATCGGAAAACCGGACGAGCTGCGCGGCGAGATCGTGAAGGCTTTCATCATCCTCCGCCCAGGTTTCACGCCATCGGAGAAGCTGAAGGAGGAGATCACGGTCTTCGTGAAGACCCGGCTTGCGTATTACGCCTACCCGCGGGAGCTAGAGTTCGTGGACAGTCTCCCTAAGACCCGCTCTGGCAAGATCATGAGGCGGGTGCTCAAGGCCCGGGAATTGGGGCAGTCTCCCGGGGATATCACCATGCTGGACGAGTGA
- a CDS encoding divalent-cation tolerance protein CutA, which yields MSSVFVTYPDERTARAISRSLIELRLAACSNIFAVSSIYRWKGEIEEATEFASILKIRSQDFYNVVKTIKQLHPYDVPCIVRYDVAEGSVDYLSWVIGSTGSSPTAEHPR from the coding sequence GTGTCCTCAGTTTTCGTAACTTATCCCGACGAGCGAACCGCTCGTGCCATTTCCAGGTCGTTGATAGAGCTACGCCTCGCGGCCTGCTCCAACATCTTCGCCGTAAGCTCCATCTACCGGTGGAAGGGAGAGATCGAGGAGGCCACGGAGTTCGCCTCTATCCTGAAGATCCGTTCCCAGGACTTCTATAATGTGGTAAAGACGATCAAGCAGCTGCATCCCTACGATGTTCCCTGTATAGTCCGATACGATGTCGCTGAGGGTTCGGTGGACTATCTCAGTTGGGTAATCGGATCGACAGGATCTTCCCCGACTGCTGAGCATCCCAGATAA
- a CDS encoding RNA polymerase produces the protein MSEERYVTLAEVKQLLENASQIRELNPDQKLSFEHSQKVAKLTLEKAEALRAELSQLGFISEALCTKIADLLPTHSEDVRVLFTKERMVLEKKNIEQILSTVQKYL, from the coding sequence ATGTCCGAGGAACGCTACGTGACCTTGGCAGAGGTCAAGCAGCTTCTGGAGAACGCCAGCCAGATCAGGGAGCTGAATCCGGACCAGAAGCTTTCCTTCGAACATTCTCAGAAGGTCGCCAAGCTCACCCTGGAAAAGGCCGAGGCCCTGAGAGCGGAGCTTTCCCAGCTGGGTTTCATTTCCGAAGCACTATGCACCAAGATCGCCGATCTCCTACCCACGCACAGCGAGGATGTCCGCGTCCTGTTCACCAAAGAGAGAATGGTGCTAGAGAAGAAGAATATAGAGCAGATACTATCTACGGTACAGAAGTATCTTTGA
- a CDS encoding YdhR family protein → MEVVLILFKSDLPKDKVISNFEARADLYRAVPGLVQKYYIHDEATGHFGGIHIFDSIGSAEAFMSSDLAKSIGSTQKSHEPPTVRLLHVDLVLH, encoded by the coding sequence ATGGAAGTGGTTCTCATCCTGTTTAAAAGCGACCTGCCCAAGGATAAGGTCATAAGTAACTTCGAGGCAAGAGCGGACCTTTATCGTGCCGTGCCTGGCCTAGTGCAGAAGTATTACATCCATGACGAAGCGACCGGTCATTTTGGTGGCATCCATATCTTCGATTCCATTGGGAGTGCTGAGGCGTTCATGAGCTCGGATCTGGCGAAGAGCATCGGCAGTACACAAAAATCCCATGAGCCGCCGACCGTTCGACTCCTTCATGTGGACCTGGTCCTTCATTGA
- a CDS encoding DUF655 domain-containing protein, whose product MEDYALILDYLPQGIPTDKSFRREPLAYAIGEVEFKLFELVPKVEAVVVIGDRVYIGKDPSLRDIIVHVKRRVGYEELTAAAQAELPFVLQDIVKQQQERFIKFFNEAQAITTRFHMLELIPGLGKKTMWAVIEERKKGAFTDYEDLVKRVPALKHPEKLLAKRIEDELSDPSQKYRIFVSR is encoded by the coding sequence ATGGAGGATTACGCGCTCATATTGGATTATTTACCTCAGGGAATACCTACTGACAAGAGTTTCAGGAGGGAGCCCCTAGCCTATGCCATCGGAGAGGTCGAGTTCAAACTTTTCGAGCTCGTTCCCAAGGTTGAGGCGGTCGTCGTTATTGGTGACCGGGTCTATATCGGCAAGGATCCTTCCCTACGCGACATAATCGTGCATGTCAAGAGGAGGGTCGGCTACGAGGAGCTGACCGCAGCTGCCCAGGCTGAGCTCCCCTTCGTCCTGCAGGACATAGTCAAGCAGCAACAGGAGCGTTTCATAAAGTTCTTCAACGAGGCCCAGGCCATAACCACCCGGTTCCACATGCTGGAGCTTATCCCGGGACTGGGAAAGAAGACCATGTGGGCCGTTATAGAGGAGCGCAAGAAAGGGGCGTTCACCGATTACGAAGACCTGGTAAAGAGGGTCCCTGCCCTGAAGCATCCCGAAAAGCTCCTGGCCAAGCGGATCGAGGACGAACTGTCCGATCCTTCCCAGAAGTATCGTATCTTCGTATCCCGGTGA
- a CDS encoding RNA-processing protein (similar to yeast Dim2p protein that is essential for 40S ribosomal subunit; structural studies show binding to 3' end of 16S rRNA in complex with archaeal IF2 alpha) yields MRLVRIPKERVGALIGTDGETKEFIEKRTGVKMRIDTEGEVDIEDNPEDPLAALKVMDLVKAIGRGFSPHRAFRLLDEDEYLEVIELGDFVGKKGDQLARVRARLIGSNGKTRRIIEDLTGANMSIYGSTVSLVGNSIQLPIAKTAVEMILRGSEHATVYRYLERSRATLRVAEMGFI; encoded by the coding sequence ATGAGACTGGTACGCATACCGAAGGAGCGGGTCGGTGCCCTCATAGGCACCGATGGAGAGACCAAGGAGTTCATCGAAAAGCGGACCGGGGTCAAGATGAGGATAGATACCGAGGGAGAGGTCGACATCGAGGACAACCCCGAGGACCCCCTGGCGGCGCTGAAGGTCATGGACCTAGTGAAGGCCATTGGGAGAGGGTTCTCCCCTCACCGCGCGTTCCGCCTGCTGGACGAGGACGAATACCTGGAAGTAATCGAGCTGGGTGACTTCGTCGGCAAGAAGGGGGACCAGCTGGCACGCGTTCGCGCCCGGTTGATCGGCTCCAACGGCAAGACCCGACGCATCATCGAGGACCTTACGGGCGCCAACATGTCCATCTACGGAAGCACCGTGTCCCTCGTCGGTAATTCCATACAGCTGCCGATCGCCAAGACCGCGGTGGAGATGATCCTGCGGGGAAGCGAGCACGCCACGGTGTACCGCTACCTGGAAAGGTCAAGAGCGACCCTGCGCGTCGCGGAGATGGGGTTCATCTGA
- a CDS encoding iron-containing alcohol dehydrogenase — MSEQFPVRKFVAPEIILGNGSRNLVGQYAKTLHGRNVFLVSDPGVIKAGWTGEVRDELESQGLQLVLFDSVSSNPRTSEVAKGSQKYQENECDLLVAVGGGSPMDCAKAIGAVVTNSCHVLDLEGVDEVAVPGPPMICIPTTAGSSADVSQFAIISDENKMRKFSIISKAMVPDVSLIDPEVTLTMSPNLTAETGIDALSHAFESYVSNASSYMTDMYALEATKMIARYLPLAYEEPGELRHREKVMLGSMYAGLAFSNASLGLVHSMAHSLGGYLDYPHGECNAKLLEVVVAFNYSAVRDRYSALEAAMDRKGSDGTGGLESILSRLRELIDRLDIDTGLSKMGVKEENIPYLTENAFNDACHVTNPRPVHREDIARLFHGAL; from the coding sequence ATGTCTGAACAGTTCCCTGTCCGGAAGTTTGTCGCACCCGAGATAATCCTTGGAAATGGATCTAGAAATCTTGTAGGGCAATATGCGAAGACCCTACACGGTCGCAACGTGTTCTTGGTCAGCGACCCGGGTGTCATCAAGGCGGGATGGACCGGAGAGGTGCGGGATGAGCTTGAAAGTCAGGGGCTACAACTGGTGCTTTTCGACAGCGTATCGTCCAATCCCCGGACATCGGAGGTGGCCAAGGGCTCTCAGAAGTACCAGGAAAACGAGTGCGACCTTCTGGTGGCCGTGGGGGGAGGAAGCCCCATGGACTGTGCCAAGGCTATAGGTGCGGTGGTGACGAACAGCTGCCACGTACTTGATCTGGAGGGGGTAGACGAGGTCGCCGTGCCCGGACCACCGATGATATGCATACCCACCACGGCTGGCTCCTCCGCCGACGTATCGCAGTTCGCCATAATCTCCGATGAGAACAAGATGCGCAAGTTCAGCATCATCAGCAAAGCCATGGTGCCTGACGTCTCGCTCATCGATCCTGAGGTGACGCTCACCATGTCGCCCAACCTCACCGCTGAGACCGGGATCGACGCCTTGTCCCATGCCTTCGAGTCCTATGTGTCCAATGCCTCCTCGTACATGACGGACATGTACGCCCTGGAGGCCACCAAGATGATCGCCCGATACTTGCCGCTGGCCTACGAAGAACCCGGCGAACTAAGGCATAGGGAGAAGGTGATGCTGGGAAGCATGTACGCTGGTCTGGCCTTCTCCAATGCCAGCCTGGGCTTGGTGCACTCCATGGCCCACAGTCTGGGAGGATACCTCGATTACCCTCATGGAGAGTGCAACGCCAAGCTCCTGGAGGTCGTGGTGGCCTTCAATTATTCTGCGGTCCGCGATAGATACTCCGCGCTGGAAGCGGCAATGGACAGGAAAGGATCAGACGGTACCGGTGGACTGGAGAGCATACTCTCCCGGCTCCGGGAGCTCATCGATAGGTTGGACATAGATACGGGGTTGTCAAAGATGGGCGTCAAGGAGGAGAACATCCCTTACTTGACCGAGAATGCATTCAACGATGCCTGTCATGTCACCAACCCCCGTCCCGTCCACAGGGAGGATATAGCGAGATTGTTCCATGGCGCGCTCTGA
- the rsmA gene encoding ribosomal RNA small subunit methyltransferase A — protein sequence MNQIRTGDIIDQLAGLGVSPTKGMGQNFLIDERVAERQIDFAEIGDEDTVLEVGPGLGVLTHRLAERAGKVVAIEMDRRLADHLRSTLPGNVELIEGDALTVPFPPFDRMVSNLPYSISSPIIFKVLEHKFQKAVVMLQKEFADRMVAKPDTDDYSRLTVNVYYRAECRVLEKVPRSRFWPPPKVDSALVELVPRPAPFPVKDERLFFRLVEVLFQQRRKKIGTVLRMKGLMTAEQRSRVPYADLRIEALAPEQIGELSDAVSELKHDR from the coding sequence ATGAACCAGATACGGACGGGTGACATCATCGACCAACTGGCCGGCCTGGGAGTGAGCCCGACCAAGGGGATGGGGCAGAACTTTCTCATCGATGAAAGGGTCGCGGAGCGTCAGATAGACTTCGCCGAGATCGGAGATGAGGACACGGTGCTGGAGGTCGGCCCCGGCCTCGGTGTCCTGACGCATCGGCTGGCGGAGAGAGCTGGCAAGGTCGTCGCCATCGAGATGGACCGCAGGCTCGCCGACCACCTTCGTTCTACGCTTCCCGGTAATGTCGAGCTTATAGAGGGCGACGCGCTTACAGTGCCGTTCCCCCCGTTCGACAGGATGGTCTCCAACCTTCCTTATTCCATCTCCTCACCTATCATCTTCAAGGTCCTAGAGCATAAATTCCAAAAAGCAGTGGTTATGCTGCAAAAGGAGTTCGCCGACCGAATGGTGGCGAAGCCGGACACCGATGACTACTCCCGCCTGACCGTCAACGTGTACTATCGGGCAGAGTGCAGGGTCTTGGAGAAAGTGCCGCGCTCCCGCTTCTGGCCGCCCCCCAAGGTCGATTCCGCCCTCGTGGAGCTTGTCCCCCGACCCGCGCCCTTTCCCGTGAAGGACGAGAGGCTGTTCTTCCGCCTGGTGGAGGTCCTGTTCCAGCAGCGGCGCAAGAAGATCGGCACGGTGCTGAGGATGAAAGGACTGATGACCGCAGAGCAGCGTTCCCGTGTCCCCTACGCGGACCTGAGGATCGAGGCGCTGGCGCCCGAACAGATCGGCGAGCTCAGCGATGCGGTGAGCGAGCTCAAGCACGATCGGTGA
- a CDS encoding tRNA pseudouridine(54/55) synthase Pus10 — translation MNDIIDRADKALKFQYLCDHCLGRLSAHVDTGTTDLERGRSVREAVAQERAARNEAMPETALCWICEDVFQDLERFAQEASEKLGTIEYDTFLIGTRVDPAVQDREERLWSEVGGEKAEPIKAELNREIGKIVERSTGKEVDFRSPDVVAVIDTRFGHVDLDIAPIFIYGRYRKHSREIPQTRWPCRVCQGKGCKRCGNTGKMYQNSVQEIIGNVVLKEAEGADHFFHGMGREDIDARMLGTGRPFVLEISEPKRRHLDLEALTLLANENGAGEADFSGLRRSTREEVRQIKAATPDKMYLAEIKVHGKVNKDQVDEVVQSLSQARITQQTPTRVAHRRADLAREREIHDLQLSEFAEDHLVLQLRTESGTYVKEFVSGDNGRTVPSISAALGVPCEVTALDVLQVIDTTNEG, via the coding sequence ATGAACGACATCATAGACCGGGCCGACAAGGCCTTGAAGTTCCAGTACCTCTGCGACCACTGTCTGGGGCGCCTGTCCGCGCACGTGGACACGGGCACCACCGACCTCGAGAGGGGGCGGAGCGTGCGAGAGGCCGTGGCCCAGGAGCGTGCCGCCAGGAACGAGGCCATGCCCGAGACCGCTCTTTGCTGGATTTGCGAGGACGTGTTCCAGGACCTGGAGCGGTTCGCTCAGGAGGCCAGCGAGAAGCTGGGAACGATCGAGTACGATACTTTTCTCATTGGGACAAGGGTCGATCCGGCGGTGCAGGACCGTGAAGAGCGCCTGTGGTCCGAGGTCGGGGGCGAGAAGGCGGAGCCCATAAAGGCCGAGCTGAATAGGGAGATAGGCAAGATCGTGGAGAGGAGCACCGGCAAGGAGGTCGATTTCCGCTCGCCTGATGTGGTTGCGGTCATCGACACCCGCTTCGGGCATGTCGATCTGGACATAGCCCCGATATTCATATACGGCCGCTACCGCAAGCACTCCAGGGAGATCCCGCAGACCCGATGGCCCTGTCGAGTATGCCAGGGCAAGGGCTGCAAGCGCTGTGGAAACACCGGGAAGATGTACCAGAACAGCGTCCAGGAAATAATCGGGAACGTTGTGCTGAAGGAGGCGGAGGGGGCGGACCACTTCTTCCACGGGATGGGCCGGGAGGACATCGACGCCCGTATGCTGGGGACCGGGAGGCCGTTCGTCCTGGAGATCTCAGAGCCTAAAAGAAGGCACTTGGACCTAGAGGCATTGACCCTTTTAGCAAACGAGAACGGAGCGGGGGAGGCGGACTTCTCCGGGCTGCGCCGATCCACCCGCGAGGAGGTGCGCCAGATAAAGGCGGCAACTCCCGATAAGATGTACCTCGCGGAGATCAAGGTGCATGGCAAAGTTAATAAGGACCAAGTCGATGAGGTAGTCCAATCGTTAAGTCAAGCGCGTATCACTCAGCAGACGCCAACGAGGGTCGCCCACCGTCGGGCGGACCTTGCCAGAGAACGGGAGATCCACGACCTCCAACTATCGGAGTTCGCCGAGGACCATCTCGTCCTCCAGCTGAGAACGGAGTCCGGGACGTACGTCAAGGAGTTCGTGAGCGGGGACAACGGTCGTACCGTTCCCAGCATCTCGGCGGCGCTAGGGGTGCCGTGCGAGGTCACCGCGCTCGACGTATTACAGGTGATCGATACCACTAACGAGGGATGA
- a CDS encoding histidine phosphatase family protein: MAAIVRHADRPPIATVTESLGVGLNEKGRENARRFGEGIAGERQVRFFHSPAVRCRETAEAMSVGLAGNGNKVLSCTETWDLCAPYLLDDRTLEVADRLGHGFIRAWFNGEIDKEWILPAPDASDKVLHPILERLTDPCGTTRLDIHVSHDWELILLRDTLFGTQYEQDGWIGYLDGMVFMKDGGKLTALWGEAETEIDL, encoded by the coding sequence ATGGCCGCGATCGTGCGTCATGCCGATAGGCCCCCCATCGCTACCGTGACCGAGAGCCTGGGAGTGGGGCTCAATGAGAAGGGACGTGAGAATGCCCGGAGGTTCGGCGAGGGAATAGCTGGAGAACGCCAGGTGCGGTTCTTCCACAGTCCCGCGGTGCGCTGCCGGGAGACCGCAGAGGCCATGTCCGTCGGCCTTGCGGGAAATGGCAACAAGGTCCTCAGCTGCACCGAGACCTGGGACCTGTGCGCCCCCTACCTCTTGGACGATAGGACGTTGGAAGTGGCTGACAGGCTCGGGCACGGCTTCATACGCGCATGGTTCAACGGGGAGATCGACAAGGAGTGGATACTGCCGGCGCCGGACGCATCGGACAAGGTCCTCCACCCCATATTGGAGCGCCTGACCGATCCCTGCGGAACCACACGCCTGGATATCCATGTATCCCATGATTGGGAGCTGATACTCCTCCGCGATACACTGTTCGGAACCCAATACGAGCAGGACGGATGGATAGGATATCTGGACGGTATGGTCTTCATGAAGGACGGGGGCAAGCTCACAGCACTGTGG
- the eif1A gene encoding translation initiation factor eIF-1A codes for MTQFDSEETNEEITRCPFPNRKEGEMFGVADQLLGASRIKVMCEDGTARMGRIPGKIRKRMWIREGDLLIVKPWEFQGDKADIMYRYTKTQASYLHRRKAIPKNLDVF; via the coding sequence TTGACCCAATTTGATTCCGAAGAGACGAACGAGGAGATAACGCGATGTCCGTTCCCTAACCGCAAGGAGGGAGAGATGTTCGGCGTCGCCGACCAGTTGTTAGGCGCCTCCCGCATCAAGGTGATGTGCGAGGACGGCACTGCACGCATGGGACGCATACCTGGGAAGATACGCAAGCGCATGTGGATCCGTGAGGGTGACCTCCTCATCGTCAAGCCCTGGGAGTTCCAGGGGGATAAGGCGGACATCATGTACCGCTACACCAAGACGCAGGCCAGCTACCTGCATCGCCGCAAGGCCATCCCCAAGAACCTGGACGTATTCTAA